From the genome of Pseudoxanthomonas sp.:
ATAGCCCCGTCGCCCCATACAGGCCGTGGCCGGTGATGAATGCGGCGACGGGCGGCGGCACCAGGCTCTGCCAGGACGCGCCCGAGGCGATCCGCTGGCGCACGTCGCTGGCCGACTCCGACTGCAGCGGCTGATGCAGGCAGAGCACCCGCCCAGCCGGCGAATGCTTCAGGGCATCGGCTTCATCGGCCCAGCACGCGGCCACGCGCTCACCCAGTGCCGGCGGCAGTTGACCCAGCAAGCTGCCGAAGCGATCGGCCACCACGAAGTGGGCCAATCCGAATAGATCCTCCCAGGCATGCCAGGTGGGCAGGCCCAGGAAACTGTCGGCGCCCAGCACCAACGCCAGCGGCGCCTCGGGACCGAGTTCGGCGCGCAGGCTGCGCAGGGTGTCGACCGTGAAGGAGCGCCCGGGGCGGTCCAGTTCGCGCCGATCCACGCGCAGGCCGGGCTCCCTGGCAACGGCGGCTTCCAGCATGGCCAGGCGCTGCTGCGCATTGGCGCCCGGCGGCGGGCGATGCGGCGGATCGGCGGCGGGGATCAGGGTGACCGGCACCGCCAGCGCGGCGCCCGCCAGACGCGCGATGGCCAGATGCCCGTTGTGGAACGGATCGAAGGTGCCGCCGTAGATCAGGGTCAGCGCGCGCGGAGATGACATGTTGGACACAGAGCGCGTCGGCCGCGGGATCAGGCGTGGCTCACGCCACCAGCTTCACCGCGGACGCATCAGCGATGGCCAGCAACAGGCGCTCCAGCGCCACCCAGGCATCGCCATCGGCGCGCCCCTTGGCCATGCGGTCGATGCGCGAGGCCTCGGCCACGAACCGGTCCCAACGCGCGGAACTGGCATGGCGCTGCAGCGCGCGCTTGAACGGCGCCTGCCGGCTCTCCCAGATGCCCTGCCCCTTCATTTCCGCGGCTACATTGCCGCCACGTTCGGCGACCCGCGCCAGCTGCGCGGTGCTCAGGACATTCCTGACCACCATCGGCATCAGGGCCGCGACCACTTCGCCCTCGGCACGCAGGCCGACCAGCATGCGCGAGGCCTGGGTGGCGTTGCCGGACAAGGTGGTCTCGATCAAGCGGAACACGTCGAAGCGCGCCGCATCGGCGACCAGCGACTGCATCGTGGCCAGGTCCAGGGCCTGGCCATCGGCCAGCAGGGCGAGCTTGTCGATTTCCTGCGCGGCCGCCAGCAGGTTGCCTTCCACGCGCTCGACCAGCAGCGCGATGGCGTCGCGATCGGCGCGCAGGCCGCGCGAACGCAACCGCGCCTGAACCCAACCGGAGAGTTCGTGCGGCTTGATCGCCCAGGCCACCGACAGCACGCCGATGCGCTCGATGGCGTCGGCCCACTTGCCGCGATGGGCCTTGCTCCACTCGCCAGCGGTGATCAGCAGCACCACATCGTCCGGCGGGCGCGCGCAGAAGGCGCTGATGACCTCGGCACCCTCCTTGCCTGGCTTGCCGGTGGGCAGGCGCACTTCGACGATGCGACGGGCGCTGAACAGGCTGGGGGCATCGAAACTGGCCTGCAATCCGGCCCAGTCGATATCGCGCCCTTCCAGGTCGAAGACTTCACGCTCGGCGATGCCGAGTTCACGCCCGCGGGTCCGGACGGCATCGGCCGCCTCCAGCACCAGCAGGGTTTCCGGCCCGGCGATCAGGTAGGCCGGCGCCAGCGCAGCATCGGCAATCTGCGCAGCCAGCCGGTCAGGAGCCAGTTCCATTACGGGGTGGTGACAGGCGTGGTCGTCGCGGGCGTGAGGGCGTCATCCGTCGCGGGCGCCGGATCAACCGGCGCCGTGGACGTGGCCGGATCCCTGGCGCCGCCAGGGCGGCCAACGCCACGCACGACGCCATCGATACGGCGCAGGATCGACGCAGCCATCTCACGACGCAGCTCGTCGGCCAGGATCTCGCGTTCGGAAGTCGTACCGGTCAGGTTGGTCGACTGGGAGACGTAGTCGCGGGACAGCTCAACGACCTGCTGCGGCACCAACTCGGAACCATCGGCGCGGCGAAACTCGAACACGGTGGCGTAGCGCAGGCTGTATTCCAGCGCGCGGCCGTTCTGATCCAGCGCAATCGCCCGATCGCCCCAGCGCTCGGACTTGATGTCCAGGGTCGCCACGTCCGTCGTGGCGTCTTCCGCTGCCGGGGTGGCCCCTGCCGCCTTCAAGCCGACGGCCAGGTCTTCCGCCAGGGGGCTGTAACGCGTCTTGGACACGACCCGGACCGGGCCCAGATCCGCCGGCAGCGCGATCTTGCTGCGCAGGTGGAATCCGCAGGCGGAAAGCGAGACGGCCAACAGGGTGACGGCCAGCAGCCGCAGCATCGGGGTTGGATTCATGGCGGGGAGTCTGGACGAGGCCGGCGGGTGCGGCAACTGGACGGCTGCCGAGCCTGCATGATCGCGCGTGAACGCCGCTTGAGACTTCACGCGGCGACCAGGTTGACGATCTTGCCCGGCACGACGATGACCTTGCGGATCTCCATGCCTTCCAGGAACTTGGCGGTGTTCGGCTCGGCCTTGGCCAGCGCTTCGATCAGGTCCTTGGGCGCATCGGCCGCCACTTCGATCGTGCCGCGCAGCTTGCCGTTGACCTGGACCGCCAGCACCACCGAATCACGCACCATCGCCGCAGCGTCGGCCTGCGGGAAGCTCAGGTCTTCCAGCAGCGTCTCGCCGTGGCCCAGCAGCTGCCACAGCGCGTGGCTGGAATGCGGGGTGATCGGGTTGAGCAGGAGTGCCGCGGCCTCCAGGGCTTCCTGGCGCACGGCGCGGGCCTGCTCGCTGGCGTCATCGAACTTGCCCAGCGCGTTGGACAGCTCCATCACCGCAGCGATGGCGGTGTTGAAGCCATGCCGCTTGCCGTAGTCGTCGCCGACCTTGGCGATGGTTTCGTGGGTCTTGCGGCGCAGCGCCTTCTGCTCGGCGCTCAGTGCGGCCACGTCCAGCGCCGGTGCGGCACCGGCGTCGGCATGCTTCTGCACCTGGGTCCACAGGCGGCGCAGGAAACGCGACATGCCTTCCACGCCGGCTTCGTTCCACTCCAGCGACTGTTCCGGCGGTGCGGCGAACATGGAGAACAGGCGCACAGTGTCGGCGCCGAACTTGTCCACCATCGACTGCGGGTCCACGCCGTTGTTCTTGGACTTGGACATCTTTTCGACGCCGCCGATCTGCACCGGCTGGCCATCGCTGGCCAGCACCGCACCGGTGATGCGCCCGCGCTCGTCACGCTGCACGTCCACCAGGGCCGGGTTGATCCAGTCCTTGGAGCCGTTGGCGTTCTCGCGGTAGTAGGTTTCGGCGATCACCATGCCCTGGGTCAGCAGGTTGGTGGCCGGCTCATCGCTGTCCACCATCCGCGCGTCGCGCATGAGCTTGTGATAGAAGCGGAAATACATCAGGTGCAGGATCGCGTGCTCGATGCCGCCGACGTACATGTCCGCCGGCATCCAGTAGTTGGCGCGCTTGTCGACCATCGTCGCCGCGCCCGGGCTCGTGTAACGCGCCACGTACCAGCTGGACTCCATGAAGGTGTCGAAGGTGTCGGTCTCGCGCTCGGCCGCGCCGCCGCAGTCCGGGCAGCGGGTCTTGCGCCATTCCGGATTGGCCTTCAACGGCGACTTCACCCCGTCCAGGGCCACGTTTTCCGGCAGCAGCACCGGCAACTGGTCGTCCGGCACCGGCACCGCGCCGCAGTTATCGCAATGGATCACCGGGATCGGGCAGCCCCAATAGCGCTGGCGGCTCACGCCCCAGTCGCGCAGGCGGTAATTCACCCGACGCTGGCCCTGGCCCTTGCGCTCGAAACGCTCGGCCAATGCTTCGAAAGCACCGCGGAAATCCAGCCCGTCGAACTCCGCAGAGTTGATCAGCTGGAACTCGCGCGCCTTGTCCGAATACCAGTCCTGCCACACGCTCGCGTCGTAGCTCGACTCGGCGTCGTTGCGCGGCTCCTTGAGCTGGATCACCTGCACGATCGGCAGCGCGTATTTGTTGGCGAATTCGAAATCGCGCTGGTCATGGCCGGGCACAGCCATCACCGCGCCGGTGCCATAGCCCATCAGCACGAAGTTGGCGACCCACACCGGCACGGTTTCGCCGGTCACCGGATGCACCGCCTTCAGGCCGGTGTCCATGCCGCGCTTTTCCTGGGTTTCCAGTTCCGCTTCGGACACGCCGCCCAGCTTGAGCTGCTCCAGGAAGGCCGCCAGCTCGGGGTTCGATGCCGCAGCCTTCAGCGCCAGCGGGTGCTCACCGGCAATCGACACGAAGGTCACGCCCATCAGCGTGTCCGGGCGCGTGGTGAAGACCATCAGTGGCTCGTGGCCACCTTCGACGTTGAACTGGATTTCCAGGCCTTCGGAACGGCCGATCCAGTTGCGCTGCATGGTCTTGACCGAATCGGGCCAGCCTTCCAGCGTGTCCAGGCCGTCCAGCAGCTCCTGCGCATAGTCGGTGATGCGCAGGAACCACTGCGGGATCTCGCGCTTTTCCACCAGCGCGCCCGAGCGCCAGCCACGGCCGTCGATGACTTGCTCGTTGGCCAGCGTGGTCTGGTCCACCGGGTCCCAGTTCACCACCGAGGCCTTGCGGTAGGCGATGCCCTTGCGCAGCAGGCGGGTGAACATGCGCTGCTCGTGCACGTAGTACTCGGGCGAACAGGTGGCGAATTCGCGGGTCCAGTCGATCGCGTAGCCAAGCGACTTCAGCTGGGTGCGCATGTGTTCGATATTGGCGTAGGTCCACTTGGCCGGCGCGGTCTTGTTCTTGATCGCGGCGTTCTCGGCCGGCAGGCCGAAAGCATCCCAGCCCATCGGCTGCAGCACGTTGTGCCCGGTCATGCGCTTGTAGCGGCTGATGACGTCGCTGATGGTGTAGTTGCGCACGTGGCCCATGTGCAGGGCACCGGACGGGTACGGCAGCATCGACAGGCAGTAATACTTGGGCTTGTCGGAGGTTTCGCTGACCTCGAAAGCCTTGCTGGCGTTCCAGAACTGCTGCGCGGAGGTTTCGACCGCTTTGGGGTCGTAGGCGTGGGTTTCGGGAACGGCGGACATGGCAAAGGGCTGCGAAGGCGGCTACAAAGCCGCGAAGCGTACCGCAGCGCACCACTGGCTGCACCCCGCGCGGCCTCCGCACCGGGTCCGGCGATCAGCCGTGCAGGGTGGCCGCCAGTGGCCGCGGCGGGCCGCTGATCCCCGCCAACGCGCACCAGCCGAACCAGGCCAGCACCGAGATCCGCTGCGACAGCCCATCGGGCAGGAACGCCGGCAGCACCAGCGCGAAGGCCACCACCAGCGCCGCCAGCACCGGACCAGCCAGGGCCAGCCCGCGCCATTCAGGCTGACCACGCAGGCCAACGGCCAGCAGCAGCGCAGACGCCAGGCTGGTCGCCCACCACAGGCCCCAGGCCGTGGCGTGCAGCTGGGTTTGGGTGCCGCGCAGCTGCTGTGGTTCCAGCTGGAACAGGCCCATCGCCGCCAGCCCCAACGCCGACAGGAACATCAGCTGCGCGCCGATCCGTTGCGGCCAACCAGCCTTCAATGGCAGCCGCAGGCGCAGCCCCAGCGCGACCATCGCGCACAGCGCCCCCGGCAGCACGAAACCCAGCAGGTTGAACAGCTGCGCGTTCGGAATGCCCTGCGCACCCAGCAGCGCGATCGGATGGATCAGCTGCGAATAGCCCTGGTCTTTCAGCGCCGCGCCAAAGCCCAGCACCGCGCCCAGCCAGAGCAGGACGGCCACCGGCGCACACCAGCGCCACCAACGCTTCAAGATTCTTTCCAACGGAAGACTGCCTCCAAGCCAACACCAAAGACACGTGCAATACGGAACGCCAACTCCAACGAGGGTGCATAACGCTCCGCCTCGAGCGCAATGATGGTCTGGCGGGTCGCACCACAGGCGTCAGCCAGCGCTTGCTGGGTCATCTCACCATGCTCGAAGCGAAGTCGACGGATCTCGTTGACGACGGGAGTACCGGTCACCTGCGATCCCGCCAGTAAGCATGCACGCGGACCGCACTCATCACCACGAGTGACGCCCCCAGACACAGCAGCAGGCAGTTGGCGAGCCAGATCGGCGGCACCAAACGAAAAAAGTCTTGATAGGTCTTCAGCCCCGCCACCGTCGAGGCCAGTACCACCAGAATGCCCAGCAGCGCGAACCCCGCCTCAAGGCCTTTGTGCGTGATCGCACGGTCGCGCTCATCGACGTAGACCCCACGGAATCGATGCTTGAGCCAGATTGCCGCAGCCGTAAAAAACAGGAAGAAGCGTGCCGCGACCTTGTTGACATGCGCGGCATGCGACGACTCGAAACGGTGTTCTGAAAAGAACACCTGCCAGAATAGATATCCAGTCACCCAAAAAAATATCGCCAAACCCAGGTAGGCCAGCCGCTCCTGCGCTTCCATCCTTCTGACGACTGCCGGCAATTCCATGTTCATGTCAAAAACCCCTTCCTTTATGTAAAAAATGTCATACATCCGCATCTTCAATTAGATGTCAACTATTTTTTACATCACTCTTGCGCCGTCCAAGTTTGCCACCATGTCTGGCCGAGCCTCCCAAGAAACCAATTTCGATGTCCGAGCTGCCCCACGTCTTCACCGCCACCACCGACACCTTCGAAACCGAAGTCCTGCAGAAATCCATGACCACCCCGGTGCTGGTGGACTTCTGGGCGACCTGGTGCGAGCCGTGCAAGACCCTGGGCCCGATCCTGGAAAAGCTGGCCGGCGAGTTCAATGGCGCGTTCGAACTGGCCAAGGTCGACGTGGATGCCGAACAGCAGATCGCCGCGGCGTTCCAGATCCGCTCGGTGCCGACCGTGTTCCTGGTGCGCGACGGGCAGATCGTCGATGGCTTCCCCGGCGCGATGCCCGAAGGCCAGCTGCGCGCCTTCCTGCAGCAGCACGGGGTGGAGCCGGCCGAAGCCGCCGCCAACGAAGAACCCGAAACCCTGGCCCCGCTCAGCCCGGCCGAGCAGGTCGCCGCCCTGCGCGAAGCCATCGCCGCCGAACCGGACAAGGACGAGCTAAAGCTCGACCTGGCCCTGGCCCTGCTGGGCACCGGCGAGGCCACCGAGGCCGAAGCCCTGCTCGATGCCCTGCCCGCCAACCTGTCCACCGACGACCGCGCGGTGAAGGCCCGCGCCCGCCTGGGCTTTGCCGCGCTGCTCAAGGGCGCACCGGCGCCGCACGCGCTGGAGGCCAACCTGGCCCAGGACGAAACCGACCTGCGTGCCCGCCACCTACTGGGCGTGCACAAGCTGGTCGCCGGCGATGCCGAAGGCGGCCTGGAGCAGTTCATCGAACTGCTGCGCCGCGACCGCACCTGGGAAGACAACCTGGCCAGGAAATCCCTGATCGATGCCTTCCGCGTGGTCGAGGACGAAGACCTGGTCGGCAAGTACCGCCGCAAGATGTCCGCGCTGCTGTTTTGACCGGCCACACCGATTTTTTGTAGAGCGGAGCTTGTGGCAATCCCCTTTTGGGGACTCCGCTGGGGCTTTCGATGCGATCTGGCCGAAGAGCAGCGGAGCAAGCTCCGCTCTACAGAGAAGCGCCGCACTGATTATGGGATTGCCGACCGGCCAATCCATCCATACCCATCCGTATGTTAGCCTCGCATCCCGCCTGCCCACGCGATGCGCCTGCCCATGAAACCTTTCACCCTGCGCCACGGCCTGAACCTGTGGCCGCCGTTCCTGTTCACCGGCATCCATGTGGCGGCGATCGACAGCGACTGGCGCTACGCGCGGGTGGAACTGCGCATGCGGCCCTGGAACCGCAACTACGTCGGCACCCATTTCGGCGGCAGCCTGTTCGCCATGACCGATCCGTTCTGGATGCTGCTGGTGATGCAGGTGTTGGGGCGTGATTATTTCGTCTGGGACAAGGCCGGCGAGATCGAGTTCGTCAAACCCGGGCGTGGCACCGTGACTGCCGACTTTCGCCTGGACCAGGCCACGCTGGACGCGGTGCGTGCCGCCACTGCCGACGGCGCCAAGCACCTGCAATGGTTCGACCTGGATGTGATCGACGCCCAGGGCGACACCGTCGCCCGCGTGCGCAAACAGCTCTACGTGCGGCTCAAGCCCGAGGCCCGCGCCAAGGCCGGAACAACAACCACCTGACCCAAGCTGCACACGCAGTAACGGCCCCGGTCAGCGCGCGGTGCGAAGCCGCGGGGCCGGCAGCGGGATTTCCCAGCGGTCCTGCCCGTCCTGCGGCGAAAACAGCGCCATCGACAGCGTGCCGCGTTCGCTATCCAGCGTCAGCGGACGCCCGCGCTGCAGCTCCGGTGGCAGGTCATCCAGCCCGGCCTTCGGGTGGGTGCGCAGCCACAGCGCTACCGAGACCAGACGCAGACGCGCCATGCCATCCTGCCCGCGGCGGCTGTAGTCATCGAAATTGGAAGGCCCCATATCGGCCAGGGTGCAACCCACCGCATTGGCGAGACAGCGGAACTCCCACCTACCGCCCTGCACGGCCGGCGTGGTGACCGGCTGGTCCGCGGCAACCTGGGCCTTGCCCCCTTCCTCGCACGGCCAGGCCGTGCCCACGGCCATGCGCGCGACGGTCTTGTCCCGGTTGAACAGCCAATGCCCCCGGGTCGCACCGGTGCCCTGCACCGATTGCCAGGCGCTGTCGCCCACCCCGGACTGCACGAACGCGAACTCGCGCTGCATCACCTTGCAGACGTTCGCCGCGTCCGTCGGCAGCGGTGCGAACGCAGCAACGCATTCATCGGGAAGCTTCGCGTCGTCGGGCAGTGCGGCCAGCATCTCGGTGAACAGGTTAGCCGTGCCCCGCAGCATCGCCAGCGAGATCATGCCGCCGATCAGGTAATCCGGGTCCTTCCCCAGCATGCGTGCGGTGCGGGCATCGCGGCAGACGCCGGCCAGCGCCTCCTGGCGATGTCCCCGCACGAACGTCAGCGCATGTCCGGTCTGCGGCGCGGACAACAACTGATAGGCAGGGAACGGCAGCATCGGGTCCAACGGAAATGGATTTCGCACGTAGCCCGCGTCGTGAAGCGCCTCCACGCGCGCCGCCAGCGGCGCATTGCTCGCCACCGCTGCGGCATATCCGGCCTGGTTGCCGCGGACCCGTGCCAGGCAGTCCTGGTCCTTCCAACCGCACAGCTGCAGGCCCGGCGGGTCGACCAGGCCCTCGCGCGGCCAGCGATCCTCGGCGGTCGACTTGAATGCACCGGGTGCCTTGGCGAAGCGGGCCAGATCGGCCTTCAGCACCGCCGCCTGCGCATCGGCCGGCACCGCATAGGGCAACAGCCACAGCTGCGTGAATCCATTCGTGCCGGTCGGCGGCTTGCCCGGCTGCAGGGCCTGCAGGGCTTGCTGCTCGGCCTTGGTTGGCCCCATCGCCCGCGACAGCCCATAGACCGCCACCAGCGCGAACCCGATCGCCAGCACACCCGCCGCGAACCACTTGAACACACGCACCATCGAACCGCTCCTTTCTCCAAGCGACCCTCCGTCCCGGATGGTCGCGCCCTACAATAACGCCATGTCCAGTCCCTCCCCCCGCCCCTCCCTGCAGAGCCTGTTCCTGACCGGCCTGCTGACCCTGCTGCCGATCTGGCTGACCTGGGTGGTCATCAAGTTCGTCTTCGTGCTGCTGTCCGATGCCAGCAAACCGCTGGTCGAACCCATTTCACGCAGCTTCGCCCAGGACTTCCCGGTAGTCGCCTCGTGGCTGACCGGGCAGTCGGTGCAGGCCGTCATCGCGCTGGTCGCCACGCTACTGGTGATCCTGCTGGTCGGCTTCCTGGCACGGCGGGTGGTCGGGCAGACGCTGCTGCGCTGGTTCGAAGCCCTGATCCGCCGCGTACCGCTGGCCAGCACCATCTACACCAGCGCGCGCCAGCTGCTGGACATGCTGCAGACCAAGCCGGGCAGCACCCAGCGCGTGGTCCTGATCGACTTCCCGCACCGGGAAATGAAGGCCGTCGGCCTGGTCACCCGGGTGATGCGCGAGGAAGGCACCGGTCGCGAACTGGCGGCCGTCTACGTGCCGACCACGCCCAATCCCACCGGCGGCTACCTGGAAATCGTGCCCGTGGACCTGCTGACGCCCACCGACTGGACGGTGGACCAGGCGATGGCGTTCATCATTTCTGGTGGTGCCTCCGCCCCCGACTCCATGCCCTTCACCCGCACCGGCGACCGCATCGCGTGAGCGTGGTGACACGCACGCTGGACGACCGCGCGGTACGGCTGTTCATCGCGCTGGCGGCGTTCCTGTGCGTCAACGCGGTGCTGGCCGAGTTCATCGGGGTCAAGATCTTCGCCCTGGAAGACACGCTTGGCATCGCACCGCTGCAGTGGAACCTGTTCGGTGAAAGCGGCTCGCTGAGCTTCACCGTCGGCACGCTGCTGTGGCCGTTCGTGTTCGTACTGACCGACACCATCAACGAGTTCTTCGGCCGCAAGGGCGTGCGCTTCATCTCGTGGGTCGCCGTGGCGTTGATCGTCTACGGCTTCCTGTTCGCGTTCCTGGCCATCAGGACCGCGCCAGCGGGCTGGTGGGTCGGTGCGGCGGCGAACCAGGGCGTGCCCGACTACCAGGCTGCGTTCGCCGCGATCTTCGGCCAGGGCATGTGGTCGATCGGCGGCTCGATCGTGGCGTTCCTGCTGGGCCAGCTGATTGATGTCTGGGCCTTCCACCGTATCCGTAACGTCACCGGTGAAAAACACGTGTGGCTGCGTGCCACCGGCTCGACCGCGGTTTCGCAGATCGTGGACAGTTTCGTAGTGATCTACATCGCCTTCGTGCTCGGGCCGCAGCACTGGTCGATGCAGCGCTTCCTGGCCATCAGTACGGTCAACTACGGCTACAAGATGCTGGCTGCGGTGGCGATGATCCCGCTGCTGTACCTGATGCGCCATGCGATCCGCCTCTATCTGGGCCACGAACGCGAAGAGCAGCTGCGCATGGAAGCGGCTGCGGATTGATCCGTTTTGTGTAGAACGGAGCTTGTGGCAATCCCCTTTTGGGACTCCGCTGAGATCTGACCGAAAAGCAGCCGAGCAAGCTCGGCTCTACAGGTCGAGGCTCGGATTCCAGTGAATGCACGTAACTCACTGATCCGTCGAGAGACAGGCGCACCGCCACCGCTCAGCAACGTGACGATGGCGTTGACCTAGAATGGCCGCATGAAGCCTCTTCAGCTCTTCGCGCTGGCCGTGCTGGCCGCCGCGGCACCGGTAGCCGCGCGCTCGCCGGAAGCCGGCGCCGCCAACTACAAGAGCGCCAGCCCGCTCGCACCGGCGCCGGCATTGAATGCCGCCGCGCCCGACGGCCTGCCCGACCTGTCGCAACTGGCACCGGACGCCGATCCCGACGTGCTGGCCCTGGGCCTGTCGGCGATGCAATGCGCGCAAGCGCACGGCACCGGCAGCGATGCGCACCGGCTGGCGGTAATCGACTACAGCCGCTCCTCGCTGACCCCGCGCCTGTGGGTGTTCGACCTGGCCCAGCACAAGCTGCTCTACAAGGAACTGGTCGCGCACGGCCAGGGCTCTGGCGGTGACCTGCCCAATCGGTTTTCCAACGAGGACGGCACCCACGCTTCGAGCCTGGGCCTGTTCTTCACCCGCGACACCTACCAGGGCAAGAACGGTTATTCGCTGCGCATGGATGGCCTGGAGACCGGCTTCAACGATGCCGCCATGAGCCGGGCCATCGTCATGCACGGCGCGCCGTACGTGAGCGCCGAGGCCGGCAAGAAGATCGGCCGCCTGGGTCGCAGTTGGGGTTGCCCGGCAGTGCGCACGGCGATGGCCAGGCCGATCATCGATGTGATGAAGGATGGCCAGTTCGTGTTCTCGTATTACCCGGAGCAGGCCTGGCTGACCCGCTCGTCGCTGGCCCAGTGCGCGATGGCGCGCCTGCATGGCATGCCCCACGCCAGTCCCGACAAGGCCGTCGTCACGCGTTAGGCTTGCCCTTCTGACATGGCCATGGAGGCCTGCGATGCGGCGATCTGCGCGTGTGTGGTTGGGCCTTCTGCTATGCGTTGCGCTACCGGCCGTGGCCGCAGTGCCGTTCTGGGGGGCCAAGCAATCCAGCCCCATCGACACCTCGCCCGCCACGCTCAAGCCCGGCGAATGGGTCTGGGGTGGCGACGACAAGAACGCCGGCCCGATGGCGGTGATCGTCAGCCTGACCGAACAGCGCGCCTACGTGTATCGCAACGGCATCCTGATGGCCTGGACCACGGTCAGTACCGGCAAGGCCGGGCATGAAACCCCGACCGGCGTGTTCACCATCCTGCAAAAGGACAGGGACCATCGCTCCAGCCTCTACAACAGCGCGCCGATGCCCTACCAGCAGCGCCTGACCTGGGACGGCATCGCCCTGCATGCCGGCGGCCTGCCCGGCTATCCCGAGTCGCACGGCTGCGTGCACCTGCCCAGCGCGTTCGCCGAGAAGCTGTTCGGTGCCTCCAACATGGGCATGACCGTGGTGGTGGCCGAGGAAGGCTCGGCGCCGGTGTCGCTGGTCCATCCCGGCGCGCTCAGCCCGATCGATCCGACCACCGGCAAGGACGTCGACATTCCGCTCCTCGAAGACGGCCGCGCTTGGCGCTGGGAACCGGGCCGTGCACCGGACGGCCCGCTGTCGATCGTGCTCAGCCGCAGCGACCGGATCCTGTTCGTCTACCGCAACGGCACTGAAGTCGGCCGCACCCGCATCACCCTCAACAGCCCCACGCCGCGCACCGGGACGCATGCCTACATCGTCGCGGCCGGTTACGTGCCGCCCGCCATCGGAACCGTAACCGCGCAGTCGCCGATGCCTGCCTGGATCACCATCGGCGTGCCGGGCCGCGAAGACGAAGCCGGCGCCGCACTGCCCACCGAGGAAATCAACCAGGTCGTGATCCCCGATGGCTTCAAGGCGCAGGTCTTGCCCTTCGTGCAACCCGGCACCGTGCTGGTCGCCACCGACGCCAGCGTCGTGCCGCAGACCACCGGCGCCCATGTGCAGGTGATCGACTCGGATCCGCCGGAGAAATAAGCGGCGCGGCGCCGGGTGCCCTGCCTGCACCTACGCAATTGACGTAGGGCGGGTCTTGACCGGCCGTCGCGGTGCCGGTTGAACCTTGCGGCGGGTCAAGACCCACCCGCCCGTGCGAGGACGGGTGACTTCCGGGGGATATACGACGCCCGGGCGATGTCCCACGA
Proteins encoded in this window:
- a CDS encoding DUF502 domain-containing protein — translated: MSSPSPRPSLQSLFLTGLLTLLPIWLTWVVIKFVFVLLSDASKPLVEPISRSFAQDFPVVASWLTGQSVQAVIALVATLLVILLVGFLARRVVGQTLLRWFEALIRRVPLASTIYTSARQLLDMLQTKPGSTQRVVLIDFPHREMKAVGLVTRVMREEGTGRELAAVYVPTTPNPTGGYLEIVPVDLLTPTDWTVDQAMAFIISGGASAPDSMPFTRTGDRIA
- a CDS encoding queuosine precursor transporter, which codes for MSVVTRTLDDRAVRLFIALAAFLCVNAVLAEFIGVKIFALEDTLGIAPLQWNLFGESGSLSFTVGTLLWPFVFVLTDTINEFFGRKGVRFISWVAVALIVYGFLFAFLAIRTAPAGWWVGAAANQGVPDYQAAFAAIFGQGMWSIGGSIVAFLLGQLIDVWAFHRIRNVTGEKHVWLRATGSTAVSQIVDSFVVIYIAFVLGPQHWSMQRFLAISTVNYGYKMLAAVAMIPLLYLMRHAIRLYLGHEREEQLRMEAAAD
- a CDS encoding murein L,D-transpeptidase catalytic domain family protein, coding for MKPLQLFALAVLAAAAPVAARSPEAGAANYKSASPLAPAPALNAAAPDGLPDLSQLAPDADPDVLALGLSAMQCAQAHGTGSDAHRLAVIDYSRSSLTPRLWVFDLAQHKLLYKELVAHGQGSGGDLPNRFSNEDGTHASSLGLFFTRDTYQGKNGYSLRMDGLETGFNDAAMSRAIVMHGAPYVSAEAGKKIGRLGRSWGCPAVRTAMARPIIDVMKDGQFVFSYYPEQAWLTRSSLAQCAMARLHGMPHASPDKAVVTR
- a CDS encoding L,D-transpeptidase; translated protein: MRRSARVWLGLLLCVALPAVAAVPFWGAKQSSPIDTSPATLKPGEWVWGGDDKNAGPMAVIVSLTEQRAYVYRNGILMAWTTVSTGKAGHETPTGVFTILQKDRDHRSSLYNSAPMPYQQRLTWDGIALHAGGLPGYPESHGCVHLPSAFAEKLFGASNMGMTVVVAEEGSAPVSLVHPGALSPIDPTTGKDVDIPLLEDGRAWRWEPGRAPDGPLSIVLSRSDRILFVYRNGTEVGRTRITLNSPTPRTGTHAYIVAAGYVPPAIGTVTAQSPMPAWITIGVPGREDEAGAALPTEEINQVVIPDGFKAQVLPFVQPGTVLVATDASVVPQTTGAHVQVIDSDPPEK